One stretch of Mangifera indica cultivar Alphonso chromosome 9, CATAS_Mindica_2.1, whole genome shotgun sequence DNA includes these proteins:
- the LOC123225985 gene encoding microtubule-associated protein 70-2-like isoform X2 — protein MAHDNSEVEVEVSVSSSASFKARRSKPNEDAINLFPGSDPVRLELNRLENELRDKDRELGEALAEIKFLKNSERLKHKAVEELTDELNKVDEKLIVTEALLESKNLEVKAINDEKKAALAAQFAAEATLRRVHAAQKNDEMPPIEAIITPLEAELKLARLEAAKLQEDNRALDRLTKSKEAALLEAERTVQMALAKASLVDDLQNKNQELMKQIEICQEENKILDKMHRLKVAEVEKLTQTVRELEEAVLAGGAAANAVRDYQRKVQEMSEEKKFLEREVARAKVSANRVATVVANEWKDGNDKVMPVKQWLEERRLFQGELLQLRDKLAVAERTAKAEALLKEKYHLRFKVLEERLKASNFNSRTASEGRCISSRLSRRQSLGGAESFSRSTSSSSVSKEVVNSQVGSLQSNNAFSLLSPKMSRRSFDGGSRSLDRGVLYDLLQKEVITLRKACQEKDQSLKDKDDAIEMLAKKVDTLNKAMEVESRKMRREVAAMEKEVAAMRIGKEVDQQTRRTGAPKVAVNSPQLLSARNARN, from the exons ATGGCTCATGACAACAGCGAAGTAGAGGTGGAGGTGTCGGTGAGCTCCTCCGCTTCGTTTAAAGCTCGAAGGTCAAAACCTAATGAGGATGCAATTAATCTCTTCCCGGGCTCTGATCCTGTCCGCCTTGAACTCAACCGTCTTGAAAACGAACTCCGAG ATAAAGATAGAGAATTAGGAGAAGCTCTTGCGGAAATTAAATTCTTGAAGAATTCAGAACGCCTTAAACACAAAGCTGTTGAAGAg CTAACAGATGAGTTGAACAAAGTGGATGAAAAGCTTATAGTTACTGAAGCACTTTTGGAAAGCAAG AATCTTGAGGTTAAGGCGATAAATGATGAGAAAAAAGCAGCTTTGGCTGCACAGTTTGCTGCAGAAGCCACACTACGTAGAGTTCATGCTGCTCAGAAAAATGATGAGATGCCTCCAATTGAGGCAATTATCACTCCGCTGGAGGCAGAGCTTAAGCTTGCCAGGTTGGAG GCAGCAAAATTGCAGGAGGACAATAGAGCACTGGATCGACTAACTAAATCTAAAGAAGCTGCTCTACTCGAGGCTGAGAGGACTGTCCAGATGGCATTGGCAAAAGCTTCTTTGGTTGATGATctgcaaaacaaaaatcaagagcTGATGAAACAGATTGAAATATGCCAG GAGGAAAATAAAATCCTAGACAAAATGCATCGACTAAAGGTTGCAGAGGTCGAAAAGCTAACCCAAACTGTTCGTGAACTGGAAGAAGCTGTTTTGGCTGGAGGAGCTGCTGCCAATGCTGTGCGTGATTACCAGCGAAAAGTGCAAGAGATGAGT GAGGAGAAAAAGTTTCTGGAGCGAGAAGTAGCACGTGCCAAGGTATCTGCAAACAGGGTTGCCACAGTTGTTGCAAATGAGTGGAAAGATGGCAATGACAAAGTTATGCCCGTAAAGCAGTGGCTTGAAGAGAGAAGACTCTTTCAG GGAGAACTGCTACAGCTTCGAGATAAGCTGGCTGTAGCTGAGCGCACTGCAAAGGCAGAAGCACTACTGAAA GAGAAATACCACTTACGATTCAAGGTTTTAGAGGAAAGGCTTAAAGCCTCTAATTTTAACTCTCGCACTGCCTCTGAAGGAAGATGTATAAGCAGCAGGCTATCACGACGTCAGTCCCTTGGTGGAGCTGAAAGTTTTTCCAGATCAACCTCCAGTAGCTCTGTATCAAAGGAAGTAGTGAATTCACAAGTTGGGTCCCTCCAATCCAAtaatgctttttctttgttgagTCCCAAAATGTCAAGAAGATCATTTGATGGTGGTAGCAGATCTTTGGATAGAG GTGTGTTGTATGATCTGTTACAGAAAGAGGTAATAACTCTGAGGAAAGCTTGCCAAGAAAAAGATCAAAGCCTGAAGGACAAGGATGATGCAATTGAG ATGTTGGCAAAAAAGGTTGACACATTGAACAAAGCGATGGAAGTTGAGTCCAGAAAAATGAGAAGGGAAGTAGCTGCCATGGAGAAGGAAGTTGCTGCAATGCGTATTGGCAAGGAGGTTGATCAGCAAACAAGGCGCACTGGTGCTCCAAAGGTAGCTGTGAATAGCCCTCAGTTGCTCTCTGCAAG GAATGCACGAAACTAA
- the LOC123225712 gene encoding TGACG-sequence-specific DNA-binding protein TGA-2.1-like: MEWPFINAVLVNLSSIVQDECLIIFEPAFLNADWFIAMLLDIYALETLIVLLIHGWSAGALAFDVEYARWLEEHNRQINELRAAVNSHAGDTELRTIIDNVTVQFDDIFRLKGTAAKADVFHLLSGMWTTPAERCFMWIGGFRSSELLKLLVNQLEPLTEQQLVAIYSLQQSSQQAEDALSQGMDALQQSLAETLANGSPNPSGSSGNVANYMGQMAMAMGKLGTLEGFLRQADNLRQQTLQQMHRILTTRQSARALLAINDYFCRLRALSSLWLARPRE; this comes from the exons ATGGAATGGCCATTCATCAATGCAGTCCTAGTCAACCTTTCATCTATTGTGCAGGACGAGtgtttgataatatttgaaccagCGTTCCTCAATGCAGATTGGTTTATAGCCATGCTGTTGGATATCTATGCTCTTGAAACT CTGATTGTCTTGTTGATACATGGATGGTCTGCAGGTGCCTTGGCATTTGATGTAGAATATGCAAGGTGGCTGGAAGAGCATAATAGGCAAATTAATGAGTTGAGAGCTGCAGTTAATTCTCATGCTGGTGACACTGAACTCCGTACTATTATTGACAATGTTACAGTGCAGTTTGATGACATATTCAGGCTCAAAGGCACTGCTGCGAAAGCTGATGTCTTCCATTTATTGTCTGGAATGTGGACGACACCGGCAGAAAGGTGTTTTATGTGGATTGGTGGGTTCCGATCATCTGAGCTCCTCAAG CTTCTTGTGAACCAATTGGAACCTCTAACCGAGCAGCAGTTGGTGGCCATCTACAGCTTGCAGCAATCATCCCAACAGGCTGAAGATGCCCTTTCGCAAGGAATGGATGCATTGCAGCAATCTTTAGCCGAGACTTTAGCTAATGGTTCACCCAACCCATCAGGATCATCTGGGAATGTGGCAAACTACATGGGTCAAATGGCCATGGCAATGGGAAAGCTAGGAACTCTTGAAGGGTTCCTACGTCAG GCTGATAATCTGCGACAGCAAACACTGCAACAAATGCATCGTATATTAACAACTCGGCAATCTGCTCGTGCCCTTCTTGcaataaatgactatttctgtAGGCTAAGGGCTCTCAGTTCCCTCTGGCTGGCACGGCCACGGGAATAA
- the LOC123225985 gene encoding microtubule-associated protein 70-2-like isoform X1, translating into MAHDNSEVEVEVSVSSSASFKARRSKPNEDAINLFPGSDPVRLELNRLENELRDKDRELGEALAEIKFLKNSERLKHKAVEELTDELNKVDEKLIVTEALLESKNLEVKAINDEKKAALAAQFAAEATLRRVHAAQKNDEMPPIEAIITPLEAELKLARLEAAKLQEDNRALDRLTKSKEAALLEAERTVQMALAKASLVDDLQNKNQELMKQIEICQEENKILDKMHRLKVAEVEKLTQTVRELEEAVLAGGAAANAVRDYQRKVQEMSEEKKFLEREVARAKVSANRVATVVANEWKDGNDKVMPVKQWLEERRLFQGELLQLRDKLAVAERTAKAEALLKEKYHLRFKVLEERLKASNFNSRTASEGRCISSRLSRRQSLGGAESFSRSTSSSSVSKEVVNSQVGSLQSNNAFSLLSPKMSRRSFDGGSRSLDRGNLIQVAIAKHSFPTITDDQTSITEITITHDESMDRTEKSETHLEDYVSGVLYDLLQKEVITLRKACQEKDQSLKDKDDAIEMLAKKVDTLNKAMEVESRKMRREVAAMEKEVAAMRIGKEVDQQTRRTGAPKVAVNSPQLLSARNARN; encoded by the exons ATGGCTCATGACAACAGCGAAGTAGAGGTGGAGGTGTCGGTGAGCTCCTCCGCTTCGTTTAAAGCTCGAAGGTCAAAACCTAATGAGGATGCAATTAATCTCTTCCCGGGCTCTGATCCTGTCCGCCTTGAACTCAACCGTCTTGAAAACGAACTCCGAG ATAAAGATAGAGAATTAGGAGAAGCTCTTGCGGAAATTAAATTCTTGAAGAATTCAGAACGCCTTAAACACAAAGCTGTTGAAGAg CTAACAGATGAGTTGAACAAAGTGGATGAAAAGCTTATAGTTACTGAAGCACTTTTGGAAAGCAAG AATCTTGAGGTTAAGGCGATAAATGATGAGAAAAAAGCAGCTTTGGCTGCACAGTTTGCTGCAGAAGCCACACTACGTAGAGTTCATGCTGCTCAGAAAAATGATGAGATGCCTCCAATTGAGGCAATTATCACTCCGCTGGAGGCAGAGCTTAAGCTTGCCAGGTTGGAG GCAGCAAAATTGCAGGAGGACAATAGAGCACTGGATCGACTAACTAAATCTAAAGAAGCTGCTCTACTCGAGGCTGAGAGGACTGTCCAGATGGCATTGGCAAAAGCTTCTTTGGTTGATGATctgcaaaacaaaaatcaagagcTGATGAAACAGATTGAAATATGCCAG GAGGAAAATAAAATCCTAGACAAAATGCATCGACTAAAGGTTGCAGAGGTCGAAAAGCTAACCCAAACTGTTCGTGAACTGGAAGAAGCTGTTTTGGCTGGAGGAGCTGCTGCCAATGCTGTGCGTGATTACCAGCGAAAAGTGCAAGAGATGAGT GAGGAGAAAAAGTTTCTGGAGCGAGAAGTAGCACGTGCCAAGGTATCTGCAAACAGGGTTGCCACAGTTGTTGCAAATGAGTGGAAAGATGGCAATGACAAAGTTATGCCCGTAAAGCAGTGGCTTGAAGAGAGAAGACTCTTTCAG GGAGAACTGCTACAGCTTCGAGATAAGCTGGCTGTAGCTGAGCGCACTGCAAAGGCAGAAGCACTACTGAAA GAGAAATACCACTTACGATTCAAGGTTTTAGAGGAAAGGCTTAAAGCCTCTAATTTTAACTCTCGCACTGCCTCTGAAGGAAGATGTATAAGCAGCAGGCTATCACGACGTCAGTCCCTTGGTGGAGCTGAAAGTTTTTCCAGATCAACCTCCAGTAGCTCTGTATCAAAGGAAGTAGTGAATTCACAAGTTGGGTCCCTCCAATCCAAtaatgctttttctttgttgagTCCCAAAATGTCAAGAAGATCATTTGATGGTGGTAGCAGATCTTTGGATAGAGGTAATCTGATTCAAGTTGCAATCGCAAAACATAGTTTTCCCACCATCACTGATGATCAGACCTCAATTACTGAGATAACCATTACACATGACGAGAGTATGGATAGGACTGAAAAATCTGAAACACATCTTGAAGATTATGTTTCAGGTGTGTTGTATGATCTGTTACAGAAAGAGGTAATAACTCTGAGGAAAGCTTGCCAAGAAAAAGATCAAAGCCTGAAGGACAAGGATGATGCAATTGAG ATGTTGGCAAAAAAGGTTGACACATTGAACAAAGCGATGGAAGTTGAGTCCAGAAAAATGAGAAGGGAAGTAGCTGCCATGGAGAAGGAAGTTGCTGCAATGCGTATTGGCAAGGAGGTTGATCAGCAAACAAGGCGCACTGGTGCTCCAAAGGTAGCTGTGAATAGCCCTCAGTTGCTCTCTGCAAG GAATGCACGAAACTAA